TTCACCAACGATTACCTGCGATGGCGTAACCGTAGCAAAAGAGATTGAATTAGAAAACGCGTATGAGAATATGGGGGCACAAATGGTAAGGGAGGTAGCGTCGAAAACATCAGATGTGGCAGGTGACGGAACAACAACGGCAACGGTTTTAGCTCAGGCAATTTTCCGTGAAGGGACTAAGAATATTGCCGCTGGGGCTAATCCAATGGCTTTGAAACGAGGGATAGAAAAAGCAACTGAGGCCGTGGTAGAAGAGATTAAGAAAAACGCCAAAGAGGTTAAAGAGAAAAAGGAAATGGCACAGGTAGCCACTATTTCTGCCCATATGGATGCCGCTATTGGCAATTTAATTGCCGATGCGATGGAAAAGGTTGGTAAAGATGGCGTTATCACCGTCGAAGAATCAAAAACAATGACCACGGAATTGGATGTCGTCGAAGGGATGCAGTTTGATAAAGGCTATTTATCACCATATTTTGTAACTGATGCCGAACGGATGGAATGCGTCCTTGAAGACCCATATATCTTGATTCATGAGAAAAAAATATCCGTGATGAAAGACCTTTTACCTATCCTTGAGAAGATAGTTCAAAAAGGGAAACCATTTTTAATCATTTCTGAGGATGTAGAAGGTGAGGCATTAGCGACTTTAGTTGTGAATAAGATTCGTGGCACATTGCGATGTGCGGCGGTAAAGGCACCAGGCTTTGGCGATAGACGCAAGGCAATGTTAGAAGATATTGCTATCCTTACAGGTGGCAGGGTTGTTGTCGAAGAATTAGGGATTAAATTAGAAAATCTCAAACTCGACGATTTAGGCCAGGCTAAAAGGATAACGATTGATAAGGATAATACAACGATTATTGAAGGTGCAGGTGATACGGCTGATATTAAAGCCAGAATATCACAGATTAAATTACAAATTGATGAAACGACTTCTGACTATGACCGTGAGAAACTTCAGGAAAGATTAGCTAAATTAGCTGGCGGCGTCGCAGTAGTTAAGGTTGGTGCGGCAACTGAAACCGAAATGAAAGAGAAAAAGGCACGAGTTGAAGATGCCCTCCATGCTACCAGAGCCGCAGTTGAAGAAGGAGTTATCCCGGGTGGCGGAGTAGTGTTGCTGCGTGCACAACAGGTGGTTGATAAACTTAAATTAGAAGGGGATGAAAAAGTCGGTGCAATGATTGTTAGACGGGCATTAGAAGAACCTTTAAGACAAATTGCAGAAAATGCCGGATTAGAAGGTTCGATAGTCGCCGAGAAGATTAGGTNNNNNNNNNNNNNNNNNNNNNNNNNNNNNNNNNNNNNNNNNNNNNNNNNNNNNNNNNNNNNNNNNNNNNNNNNNNNNNNNNNNNNNNNNNNNNNNNNNNNAAACTTAAATTAGAAGGGGATGAAAAAGTCGGTGCAATGATTGTTAGACGGGCATTAGAAGAACCTTTAAGACAAATTGCAGAAAATGCCGGATTAGAAGGTTCGATAGTCGCC
The bacterium DNA segment above includes these coding regions:
- the groL gene encoding chaperonin GroEL (60 kDa chaperone family; promotes refolding of misfolded polypeptides especially under stressful conditions; forms two stacked rings of heptamers to form a barrel-shaped 14mer; ends can be capped by GroES; misfolded proteins enter the barrel where they are refolded when GroES binds) yields the protein MAKQLCFGEEARKNTLKGVDTLANVVKVTLGPKGRNVVLDKKFGSPTITCDGVTVAKEIELENAYENMGAQMVREVASKTSDVAGDGTTTATVLAQAIFREGTKNIAAGANPMALKRGIEKATEAVVEEIKKNAKEVKEKKEMAQVATISAHMDAAIGNLIADAMEKVGKDGVITVEESKTMTTELDVVEGMQFDKGYLSPYFVTDAERMECVLEDPYILIHEKKISVMKDLLPILEKIVQKGKPFLIISEDVEGEALATLVVNKIRGTLRCAAVKAPGFGDRRKAMLEDIAILTGGRVVVEELGIKLENLKLDDLGQAKRITIDKDNTTIIEGAGDTADIKARISQIKLQIDETTSDYDREKLQERLAKLAGGVAVVKVGAATETEMKEKKARVEDALHATRAAVEEGVIPGGGVVLLRAQQVVDKLKLEGDEKVGAMIVRRALEEPLRQIAENAGLEGSIVAEKIR